A genome region from Dickeya dadantii NCPPB 898 includes the following:
- a CDS encoding sialidase family protein, with protein sequence MTTETITIERSGLVHPADNDSQRIDAYIPSERPQNHAANLLHLPNGDVLCVWFGGTQEGVSDISIYLSRLVKGSGQWTPAVKLSDDPTRSEQNPVLFLAPDGVLWLLYTAQKSGNQDTAIVRYRQSLDQGYTWGDIGTLLEQPGTFIRQPITVLPNGDWLLPVFYCRTQPGEKWVGNDDISAVKISSDQGKTWRESVVPNSTGCVHMNITPLKEGSLLALFRSRWADCIYRSHSTDGGETWSEPVPTVLPNNNSSIQVTTLDNGHLALVFNAMSAEGATERRLSLYDEIEDEEETDAKMPEVSSGRSAFWGAPRAPMTLAISEDGGKTWPWQRNLEVGDGYCMTNNSTEKLNREFSYPSIKQGPDGKLHIAFTYFRQAIKYVCVSEEWVKG encoded by the coding sequence ATGACGACCGAAACCATTACCATCGAACGCAGCGGCCTGGTTCACCCGGCAGACAACGACAGTCAGCGCATCGACGCTTACATCCCGTCGGAGCGCCCGCAGAATCACGCCGCCAACCTGCTGCATCTGCCGAACGGCGATGTGCTGTGCGTCTGGTTCGGCGGCACCCAGGAAGGGGTGTCGGACATATCGATTTATCTGTCGCGGCTGGTGAAAGGGAGCGGGCAATGGACGCCCGCCGTCAAGCTCTCCGACGACCCGACCCGTTCCGAGCAGAACCCGGTGCTGTTCCTGGCGCCGGACGGCGTGCTGTGGTTGCTGTACACCGCGCAGAAATCCGGCAATCAGGACACCGCCATCGTGCGTTACCGTCAGTCGCTGGATCAGGGCTATACCTGGGGCGACATCGGCACGCTGCTGGAGCAGCCCGGCACCTTCATCCGCCAGCCGATTACCGTGCTGCCCAACGGCGACTGGCTGCTGCCGGTGTTCTACTGCCGCACCCAGCCGGGTGAAAAATGGGTCGGCAACGACGACATCAGCGCGGTGAAAATCTCCAGCGATCAGGGTAAAACCTGGCGTGAATCGGTGGTGCCGAACAGCACCGGCTGCGTACACATGAACATTACGCCGCTCAAAGAAGGTTCTCTGCTGGCGCTGTTCCGCAGCCGCTGGGCCGATTGTATCTACCGCAGTCACTCCACCGACGGCGGCGAAACCTGGTCCGAACCGGTGCCGACCGTGCTGCCCAACAACAACTCGTCTATTCAGGTGACCACGCTGGACAACGGCCATCTGGCGCTGGTGTTCAACGCCATGAGCGCCGAAGGGGCCACCGAGCGCCGTCTGTCGCTGTATGACGAAATCGAGGACGAAGAAGAAACCGACGCCAAAATGCCGGAAGTCTCGTCCGGACGCAGCGCCTTCTGGGGCGCGCCGCGTGCGCCGATGACGCTGGCGATTTCCGAAGACGGCGGGAAAACCTGGCCGTGGCAGCGCAATCTGGAAGTGGGCGACGGTTACTGCATGACCAACAACTCGACCGAGAAACTTAACCGCGAGTTTTCCTACCCCAGCATCAAGCAGGGGCCGGACGGCAAGCTGCACATCGCCTTTACCTACTTCCGGCAGGCCATCAAGTACGTCTGCGTCAGCGAAGAGTGGGTCAAGGGTTAA
- a CDS encoding methyl-accepting chemotaxis protein has protein sequence MNNTMTVKRQIVVGFIIPILVSVLLGVLGLITIRYISNILTEVNDENSVKQFYAVNLRGSVHDRSIAVRDLLIADKQELSAIINNINELAMVYQQSDARLDTMLRQFKTSDQEKELYQNIQRSNNKTSAIISRLIALQNEGKTEASRNILLSEGRGAFVQWLADVNAFINYEAAQNNQLTHTARETARYFTVVMPIVLIVAILLGALAMFTTRRRIFQALGAEPTVLLTMTRAIASGNLAEKTVINDKQQHSVMAAIETMRQSLIAIVANVLKHADGVTVASENISKSSVALSHRTDMQVSALQQTAAAMGQVSESVKDNAANARQASQLSENAASETHQGYQLVSKIVNTMENIKQHSDSISSITKVIEDIAFQTNILAINAAVEAARAGEVGRGFSVVAAEIRTLSQKTTASAHQIKNLIDASSEKIGEGYNEISQASEVMQKINQVVDLSSEFIRKIADTSAEQSVATQEIARSLADMERTTQQNAAMVEQTATDTTYLETHSLELKQSVSRFTIADSMAADSMVTNTMLTNQAPRLALSVASR, from the coding sequence ATGAACAATACAATGACAGTAAAAAGACAAATTGTAGTCGGTTTTATTATTCCTATATTAGTAAGTGTTTTATTAGGTGTTTTAGGTCTGATAACAATTCGCTATATCAGTAATATATTAACCGAAGTTAATGATGAAAATAGTGTTAAGCAATTTTATGCGGTGAATTTACGGGGTAGCGTTCATGATCGGTCAATTGCGGTACGAGATTTATTGATTGCCGATAAACAGGAGTTGTCTGCAATAATAAATAATATCAATGAATTGGCGATGGTTTATCAGCAATCGGATGCCCGGCTTGATACGATGTTGCGCCAATTCAAGACATCTGATCAGGAAAAGGAATTATATCAAAACATACAGCGCTCGAATAATAAAACCAGCGCAATTATTTCCCGGTTGATTGCTTTGCAAAATGAAGGAAAGACTGAGGCATCCCGTAATATATTGTTGAGTGAAGGTCGTGGTGCATTTGTACAATGGCTGGCGGATGTGAATGCATTTATTAATTATGAAGCCGCGCAGAATAATCAGTTGACGCACACGGCAAGAGAAACGGCGAGGTATTTTACCGTGGTTATGCCGATTGTTTTAATCGTCGCTATATTACTGGGTGCGCTGGCGATGTTTACGACTCGTCGCCGAATTTTTCAGGCATTGGGAGCGGAGCCAACGGTATTATTGACCATGACCCGTGCGATAGCATCCGGTAATTTGGCGGAGAAAACTGTCATTAATGATAAGCAGCAACACAGTGTAATGGCAGCCATTGAAACCATGCGCCAGTCATTAATAGCGATTGTCGCTAATGTGTTGAAGCATGCTGATGGTGTGACGGTCGCCAGCGAGAATATCAGTAAAAGCAGTGTGGCGCTGTCGCATCGCACCGATATGCAGGTCTCTGCGTTGCAGCAAACTGCGGCGGCGATGGGGCAGGTGTCGGAATCGGTGAAAGATAACGCCGCCAACGCCAGGCAGGCGAGCCAGTTATCGGAAAATGCAGCGAGTGAAACGCATCAGGGTTACCAACTGGTGAGCAAAATCGTGAATACGATGGAAAACATCAAACAGCATTCAGACAGTATTTCGTCGATCACTAAAGTTATTGAGGATATCGCCTTCCAGACCAACATTCTGGCGATTAACGCGGCTGTTGAGGCGGCGCGAGCGGGGGAAGTGGGGCGTGGGTTCTCGGTTGTCGCTGCTGAAATCCGTACCCTGTCGCAGAAAACTACCGCGTCAGCGCATCAGATAAAAAACTTAATCGATGCGTCATCAGAGAAAATTGGCGAAGGATACAATGAAATCAGCCAGGCATCCGAAGTGATGCAGAAAATCAATCAGGTAGTCGATCTGTCCAGCGAGTTTATCAGGAAGATCGCGGATACGTCGGCGGAGCAGTCCGTCGCCACGCAGGAGATTGCCCGGTCGCTTGCTGACATGGAGCGTACAACTCAACAGAATGCCGCGATGGTAGAACAAACCGCGACGGATACGACCTATCTGGAAACCCACTCGCTGGAACTGAAACAATCCGTCAGTCGGTTTACTATTGCTGATTCGATGGCTGCCGACTCAATGGTGACCAATACAATGTTGACCAATCAAGCGCCGCGGCTGGCGTTGAGTGTCGCCAGCCGTTGA
- a CDS encoding YhcH/YjgK/YiaL family protein, which produces MIAGNLNYLPLATLPEPLWRILSGFTLDQLNALPEGKYQPDNVDWFYSIGTVSTAPKAERHTEFHRRFLDIQLILVGEEIIGYDLNDAGDRPATERKPDLFILEQPQVPHAIRLAAGDFVTFYPGEPHQALCAINDQPAPVKKAVFKVPVELLNAQR; this is translated from the coding sequence ATGATCGCAGGCAATCTGAATTATCTGCCGCTGGCGACGTTACCCGAGCCGCTGTGGCGCATTCTGTCCGGTTTCACGCTCGACCAGTTGAACGCCCTGCCGGAAGGCAAGTACCAGCCGGACAACGTCGACTGGTTCTACTCCATCGGTACCGTCTCCACCGCCCCGAAAGCCGAACGTCATACCGAATTCCACCGCCGTTTTCTTGATATTCAGCTGATCCTCGTCGGTGAAGAGATCATCGGTTACGACCTGAATGACGCTGGCGATCGCCCTGCTACCGAGCGCAAACCGGACCTGTTCATTCTGGAACAACCGCAGGTGCCGCACGCCATCCGGCTGGCCGCCGGGGATTTCGTCACCTTCTATCCGGGCGAGCCGCATCAGGCGCTGTGCGCGATCAACGACCAGCCGGCCCCGGTGAAAAAAGCGGTGTTCAAAGTGCCGGTCGAACTACTGAACGCACAGAGGTAA
- a CDS encoding SDR family NAD(P)-dependent oxidoreductase, with protein sequence MSGQKQVVITGSSSGIGAAITATLLAAGWKVIGLSRQPGAHQHPNFTHHPLDITDTPALIALLDSLPAVDAVIHAAGVMKAATLGSLSYADSEQLWKLHIQVAEVLADRLVDKLPQGGRIVLLGSRTSSGAAGRSQYVATKSAMIGMVRSWAAELAPRGITVNIVAPGATETPMLNQPGRQSSPPKLPPIGRFIQPQEVADLVAYLLSPSAAAITGQQLVICGGASL encoded by the coding sequence ATGTCAGGACAAAAACAGGTGGTAATCACCGGCAGCAGCTCCGGCATCGGCGCCGCCATTACCGCCACCCTGCTGGCGGCGGGCTGGAAGGTTATCGGGCTATCGCGTCAGCCGGGCGCGCACCAGCACCCGAATTTCACGCATCACCCGCTGGACATCACCGATACGCCGGCGCTTATCGCGCTGCTGGACAGCCTGCCCGCCGTCGATGCGGTGATTCACGCCGCCGGGGTGATGAAAGCCGCAACGCTGGGTTCGCTGTCGTACGCCGACAGCGAACAGCTGTGGAAACTGCATATTCAGGTGGCCGAAGTGCTGGCCGACCGACTGGTGGACAAACTGCCGCAGGGCGGCCGCATCGTGCTGCTGGGCAGCCGGACCTCCAGCGGCGCCGCCGGACGTAGCCAGTACGTCGCCACCAAGTCGGCGATGATTGGCATGGTGAGAAGCTGGGCGGCGGAGCTGGCGCCACGCGGCATCACCGTCAATATCGTCGCGCCGGGCGCCACCGAAACGCCGATGCTGAATCAGCCGGGACGGCAAAGCTCGCCGCCGAAACTGCCGCCGATCGGCCGGTTTATCCAGCCGCAGGAGGTGGCGGATCTGGTGGCGTATCTGCTGTCGCCCTCAGCGGCGGCCATCACCGGGCAACAACTGGTGATCTGCGGCGGCGCCTCGTTATAA
- the yacL gene encoding protein YacL — translation MDYEFLRDVTGQVVVRMSMGHEAVGHWLNEEVKGQQAVLDEVEAAVRDLAGSERQWERSGHEYTLLLDSEEVMVRANQLAFETDELEEGMSYYDEESLSLCGLEDFLELLEKYRAFVDKG, via the coding sequence ATGGACTATGAGTTTTTGCGTGATGTGACCGGGCAGGTGGTGGTCCGGATGTCGATGGGCCATGAAGCGGTAGGGCACTGGCTGAATGAAGAGGTTAAAGGTCAGCAGGCGGTGCTGGATGAAGTGGAAGCAGCGGTTCGTGACCTGGCTGGCAGCGAGCGCCAGTGGGAACGCTCCGGCCACGAATACACGCTGCTGCTGGACAGCGAAGAAGTGATGGTGCGTGCCAATCAGCTGGCGTTTGAAACCGACGAGCTGGAGGAAGGCATGAGTTATTACGATGAAGAAAGCCTGTCGTTGTGCGGGCTGGAAGACTTTCTGGAATTGCTGGAGAAATACCGGGCGTTTGTGGATAAAGGGTGA